The Cicer arietinum cultivar CDC Frontier isolate Library 1 chromosome 1, Cicar.CDCFrontier_v2.0, whole genome shotgun sequence genome contains the following window.
GGCACCAATTCAGCTACGCCATTGTAAACACTGCCAGTGAGGTTGTCAGTTGCGCTATAATCATCTTTCTCAGACTCTAAAGAAGTGGATAATGGTTCCAATTCACTTTTATCAGCATCAACGCTACCAGGAAGGTTGTTTGTTCTTCTGATGACAGAAATATCAGACTCTAAAGAAGTGGATACTTGCACCAATTCAGTTAAGTCAGCAACATCAACACCACCAGCTGAGCTGTTTGCTTCTCTATCCACACCACGACTGTTGTCAACTGTAGAGATATGAGCAACTTCAATGTTAGGCTTCTACCTGACAAACAGAACAATAACTATCAAAAACTTCAATGGACAACGCTGATTAAGAAGACACCACATAAGCCAAAATATCACCTTCTTCTTTCTCTTCAACTTCCATAGAAGCACGGCTACTCAGATCAGAAAACATATCTGACTCTGGAGAAACTGTTGAGACAACAACTTCTTTGTAACTATCAACTCGATAATCTTCCTTCGACACACTCGGAACAACATTAGGCTCAGCAACATCTTCACTACAAATTCCATTTTGACAATCACCATCCTCAACTGAATCCAACTTCAAATGTCCATCAACCTTCTGCAAATCATTGATCACAGGTGTAACAAGATCACTATCAAGAACAACAACACTTTCCTTTTCACTCACGAAAAGGTGGGGATTTTGATCAGCAACAGCAACTACTACAGTTGAAGATGATTCAATTTCTTCTCCTAAGTTACCATCATCCTCATTAGTCAACTTTTCAACACCATCACTCACCAAAGCACTAAAACCTACTTCCTCAACATTTTCCTCCACAAGTTTCTGTTGGTTTAATTCAGCTATCATTTCTCTAATCTCACTAGCATTACCAAATCTGAACACAAAACTTCCATCCGAACACTCTGTAAACGTAAGCAGAAGCTCAAatatattgagaaaaaaaacacacaaatatcaacaaaaaaagaCCCACTttctaaaatagaaaattgacATAAACCCAAgaaataaaaatggaaaaagaTAGAAACTTGAGAGTGAAATAAACGTACGAGTTGAAGAGATGACATGAACTTCTTCGTCTTCTTGAGGAATAGGGGTTGAGGATGAAGTGGAATTGGGAAGTATATGGGTGTGGTTGGTTGAGGTGAAGGTGAAGCGTGATCTTGGAAATGggaatgaagaagaaaatggaAGGGTTTGAGAAAGTGGTTTAGGAGGAAGAAGATTGGGGCATGGAAGCCATAGACAATGAAAGCTTCTTGTGGAGAAGAATAGATCACTCATTATTTcaccaaaatataattaattaacattaattgattgatttatttgattttattttctggGATTAGGAGTTGTTCCTTAATGCATGCAAGTTGCAACTGTGTGTGTTTTAAGTGTAAGAACTAAGAAGAGTGAAGAGAACgatgaaggaaaagaaacaataattattcaaaacttGAAAACTTGTGCGCCATACACGTCATTAACACCATCCATGtcgatatattttttatttttgtctattaattcatattaatttttccgtaaaaaaatatcttattaatTCTCACTCTGACATGACATTGATAGATTAAATGCATCACTTtactttacttttattttatatttaagatccAAAAAAGTAACTTGAAGATAGATCTTAGTTTGTGAATAAATGTTAGTGTTAATAAAAAATCACGAATAACGTGATTATAGTATGTAGGGATAGAACATTAACgtgattataataaaaaaatcatcaatattttatttaaaattagtataagataatttttatcaattattcaatttatttttcctttatgCTTCTTGTATGAAATATTTTCTGTCTAACTTAGAGTACAGTTTACTTAGAAACAACTTTAGAAATTAAGTAGTTAGAGTGTCCAGTGAAACTAAAGTGGAATTTGTATCCTCTATTTGAAACATCTTTTGATTATTtcttaatttcatattaatCGAAGTATCTTCCTCTCAAGTAACACagatagttaaaaaattaatcaaagtATCTTCTCTGAAGTACACGTGCGaataatatacaattttttaatcctctaaaaacaattttatcttGTAAATATATACTTTTGAACAAGactatagtattttttttttaaatacatactaagttaaaacttaaaagtagctctacaaaatataaacaacttTATAGTATAGTATAAACAAGTGAATGATGTAATTGTGACTACCCGTCCAGATAGTCTCAAGTTTCAACACATTTACAACAACTTCTATTTGTATtgctaattatatttttaataaaaatggtTCTACTTAAtaactattttacttttttaatcataaattaaaGATCTCAATGAGGCTTGCTTCTCCTCCTCTTCTAAACGTTTGTTAGATAATATTTACCTTGGAAAATTTGTTGAAACATCCGATAAAAATTTACTGAACAATATATCAGTATCCAagtattttatcaatataatttaatctcttcatatatatctatatacacACACGTGTATATACAAGTGTGTGTGTAAAAAATAGCAAATACTACATTAATACCATATTTTGTGTGGTGAAGATTTTAGAGCCACACATATCTTGCTTCATTAAATTggttttgtttgtatttgcttGTGTCTTTCAAATTATCTTTctaaataaacataaacaatatCAAAAGATAGAAATATTAATAGTAGAATGGAACAAAGTGTCCACGTGGTTGATAGCCAACATCAGCTGAGGATGGAGATCCAATTCCTATTGGTCCGAAATCTATCCACGATAGCTTAAGATTTCTTCAACAGATTTCATTGTCCTACTTGGACTTTCTATGAAAACCCCTTCACATTTTCTCCCACTTCACAGCCACTCACATAAAAATACTCTCCAACCAAGTGGTTCAATTGCAGAGTGAACTTCAAAACCAGACTCTATTAGCATTTTCTCACTATCTATTCAGAGCAGAGAGAAGAGAAATGGCAGCTGCAACATCTGGTGCAGTGTTGAATGGTTTGGGATCTTCCTTCTTATGTGGAGGAAAGAGGAGCCAAACTCTGCTGTTAGCTACTGCCATTGGAGGCAAAGTTGGTGCTGCAGCTGTTAGTCCTAGAAGActtgttgttgctgctgctgcAGCACCAAAGAAATCATGGATCCCTGGTGTTAGAGGGGGTGGAAATTTCATCGACCCGGAATGGCTCGATGGATCGTAAGTCCACCCATCTGATCAAATTCTCAAttgcttttaaaaaatcatacatGTTTACAGAAATATACTTAGAGGAAAAATAAAACTATGTTTTTCCGGACGTGTACTTCTAAAGAGACTTTGTGATGAAAAAAGAAgctctcttttctttttcccttcTAAGTTTCTTTCAGAAtttttacttaatgttttttCAATTGCAGGCTACCAGGTGACTTTGGTTTTGACCCACTAGGCCTTGGCAAGGACCCATCATTTCTCAAATGGTACAGAGAAGCCGAGCTCATTCATGGGAGGTGGGCAATGGCTGCCGTTCTAGGGATCTTTGTCGGGCAGGCTTGGAGTGGAGTTCCATGGTTTGAGGCCGGAGCTGACCCCAATGCAATTGCTCCTTTCTCCTTTGGTACTCTTCTAGGCACCCAGTTGATTCTCATGGGGTGGGTAGAAAGCAAGAGATGGGTTGATTTCTTCAACCCGGATTCGCAGTCAATCGAATGGGCCACTCCATGGTCAAAAACTGCCGAGAACTTTGCCAATGCCACTGGTGATCAAGGCTACCCTGGGGGAAAATTCTTTGATCCATTGTCACTTGCTGGAACCATCCAAAATGGGGTTTACATTCCAGATACAGACAAGCTAGAGAGATTGAAACTGGCTGAGATTAAGCATGCTAGGATTGCTATGTTGGCTATgttgattttctactttgaagCTGGACAAGGGAAGACGCCCCTTGGCGCTCTTGGCTTGTAAACAAAACAATTCATGTAGATAATTGAACTGAGAAGCTAGACAATTGCAAATGAATCTTTGCCCTAAGTGTGTTACCCATGACAGATTTAATTCTATGTTATGATCTTGGATGCATGTACTTTGTGTATGTTCCTAGATGTAGtgttagtatatatattttgcttTTACCTTGAAAAAATATCTGTTTCACCATGTGTGTCAAGCTAATTTGCATACAAAGCTTAACATTTGCCTTTGCCATTTGCAAGAAGGTAAAAAATGTAAAGATAAATTGGAttgcataaataaataaacactgAAAACAAATCAAAGTATGAAGATAGATTTCATTGGAAATCCAGACATTAAAGACGTTCACAATATTCTGCATTCAAAAGCAGAAGCATTTAACTAAAAGATGAAGCAAAATCATCTGAGTTTTCAGTAGGAAGGAATGTTCTATAGTTATTAGTTCCCCATAGCCATCAAAAACTCACCCTCACATACAACTTCCCCTCCAACATATGCCTTACCTTCCATCTTGGCTATTCCAAATCGCTTTTGCAACTTAGTAAGTGTCATTCTCATAACTAAGGTGTCTCCTGCAATCACGGGCTTACGAAATCGCACTTTGTCTACTCCGGCAAAGAAGAAGTTTTGACGAGAACCACCCACATCAGGCTGCAACATTACCACACCACCAACTTGTGCCATTGCCTGCAGCAAAAGACCTCACATTCATGTCCACTTTTAAAGCGTTTTATAACAaagcatatttaatttttttcttttatttacttTCTTACTGTCCAGGTATGAGATTGTTCCTGATCAAATGAAACTTCTAGAAGGTTGTTTGCATAAAAAAAACAGTTCTCAAGCTTATCCGCAAACATAGAAAATTACATACACCGGTTATTTATATCAACTCCAGAGgtattttaagaaataagaaTTTAAGTATGGTAAATCATAAATCAGTAATCTATATTTTCTACCATCTAACAAGGAATCAAGGGATATTGTAAGCTGGTCCAGTGAAGCCACTACTGCAGTAGTTTCAGAGAGCAATCCTCAGAGAGAATtcaagatattttaaattattaaggTACATCTTCAATATTATGATTATGAGATAACTTTCACATATTCTAACAGTACTCTTCAAGCTAAGCTAAAGACAACTAGCTTTAAGCTTGTTACAAATAAAGccttataaaagaaaatataatatggGCTGCACAAAGCATGGCTGGAAAGACAACCCTGAGGATATTGGAGATGTCGAATAGATGACCATAACTGGAAAGGCAACTCAACAAGTTGCTACAAATGATCATCGACTTGAACAACTAGTTGGAAGGAAGGTTGTATAACCAAGGAAGAAAAAGACTTGTAGGAACGATCATCAGCGAAATTTTTGACAAGcaattataatttatgaaaaGAAAGAACTAAGACTTCTCTAAATCCACCAAGAACAACATTTGGAAATCACCGATATGATTCGCAAGGAAAAGGCAGTATGAAATATCGATTCATCAACAATATGAAATAGCCGCAGCCCAACTAAATCAGGGAAAACAAGCTAATATAAGACACTTCTTAGTGTGTATTTGCATTCATGGTGCCTGGTGGAGAGAATTGAAAAGCAATCAAACagtattaaaatattgaaaagcATATTCGGTAacttgtttaaatttatttatcctaAATCTTTACTAGTTGTGTTTTGGCAAATTGACATATATTCTCATTTGCTAGGTCCTATGAAGATCATATACTAATACTGACACGTCGATACTGataataataagagaaaatgaattAACTAAATATGGTCAATGTATTGATGTTGTGTTGTGTGTAAAATATATGATTCATTGAATCATATCTATAAATTGGATTGCACTACACCATAAAAAATCAATCCAATTAAATGGTTCATGAATagaatcacatatttaaaacaaatcagTTAACTACATTAATTCAAATACCactttaacaattttaaacttttttaaactcaatcaatattttttttcttacaaaatttttgaaatttattttttcttggaaaattttttaagaaaaaaatcaaaaatatttttttctgaaaaaaatttgatttttttttaaaatatcgaaACTTTCTCTCAAAAACTTTTTACATCtgtttttttcgaaaaaatttGGTTAAAAGAATtcgaaattaattttcaaaaagtaatcgaaaatattttatatctatttttctccaaaaaaaattcttaaaagaaatcaaaaactttttctcgaaaaaactctaaatattttttgtcaaaagaatttcaaaattctttttccaAAGAAATCGTTCGAAACCGATTTTAACTTAAAACTTGTTCAAAATGttaaactcatttataaatCACTTTCAAACAGCTTCATAACTGAAGTTTATTGGAAaatggtttttaaaaacaaaactaaacCAAACTATTAATATAGTTCAATCTAAAGTAGTTTTTGCATCATAAACACCTATAATTGTGTTGGCGTAGGTCGAGAAGAATttgaatagaaagaaaagaaagcagAGCAGTTTAGTACCTCAACCATGAGAACACCAGGCATGATGGGCCTTTCTGGAAAATGTCCAGGAAAGAAATTGTCATTGATTGTGACATTCTTGATACCGACTGCAGAAACTCCAGGGTTGTATTCAATGACTCTATCTACCAGTAAAAATGGAAACCTGAATTTAAGAAAGGAGAAACAATTATGATTGATtgattgaatgaatgaatgattcagaaataaaaatagaaaatattgagTTGAGTAAGCTTAATAATGAATTACCTGTGAGGCAAAATGTCAAGAATGCTATTGATATCTAACACTTTTGGGAATGCAGGATACCCTAGAATAGTTACAAATTTTGATGAATGATTGTGAATTTTGATAAatgaaagagagaaaagaagaagaagaatggtaATAATACTTACTTAATTCAATGGGGGTAGTAGTGTCTTTTTGTTGAGGAGCATTGGCGGCAGCGTCGGAGGAAGAAAAGGTGGTGGTAAGTGGTTGTCTGAATAGGGATCTGGAAAGGGGGAAATTGATGAGTGGAAAATTGGTTTTAGAAGGATTAGTTGAAATTGGAGAAAACAAAGTGTTGGAGAAAGTAGATGTAGCCATTGCGATAGAAATTAGAATTGATGAGAATGAGAATTGCGATATctaaaatcaataatataatCTATGGCGACATAAACGGAGAACTACTTATTAGGGCGGACTCTCCAacgttcttcttcttcttctttttctttattcacACTTTCAACCATAATAATACCATTTAATGCCCATGCACTATCacttttacttaaatatttttatttcataacataaatattaccatcttttttattattatttaagacGATGGTTGCCTAACATTCAGAATTCACGgtgtgtttatttattattagactaaattattcttttagAATATTAACTTATTTTCTTAGTTTTACTTTAAttccttaattattttttattttggtccttACATTAATTAGATTTGTCCTTTTAGTTAATTTCGGTCAAAAagtgatttttgatttaaaaaaataaatttttttatgataaaatttgaaacaaagtCCATTATTTACTCTTAATGTATAAAGCCAAAACAAAGGGACCGGTTGTTGAAAACtcacattttcatttttatttgttatacaCTTCGAACATATTTCTTGTAATCATGAAAAGTAaatattatacacttgaatgACAAAAATGCCACAACATAGATTAATCAATCAAAATCAGTTATGCATTTTTGTGTTATTCTACACTTAATTAAAAGCTGAACATATCTTGCGGATTTCACCATCTGAACCAGTCTTCACTCCAATATTGCTCATTTTCACCATTGATCTTCCAAATTCAacattaaatgttaatccaagtaACCCTCTTAAACCCAAATATCTCTGCACAAATATCTTTGTAGAAGGATCATTCCAAAGTGCTTGATCAGATTGAAGAATTCCACGCCCGTTCCTTAGATTAGCATAGTAAGAATTATCAAATTTGTTTTGACTTCCATTATCCAATGCAACTCTGTTTGAAGCACCACTGTTTTGAGGACATAATGTTTGTAATTGTGGAAGAAATGAAGAGTCAATGGAAGGATCAGCACCACCATTTGCAGTGAAGTTGTATAATCTGTTACTGAATAATTGACATAAAGTAGTACCAATAGTATGTCCCcctatattttcaataaaaaatttatatagtaAGTTTTTGAATACATGTTATTTTCTTAGAGACTAAGTCATGTATAATTGAATTTGGAATTGgaataatagtataaaattttaGATCAGTTTAATTTGTCAAGAGCACTAAAGTCCAACCTTAATTTTGTCTACAAAATATATTAGATAGATCAATGATTGTTGAcaaaattataactcaaatgtctttcataaataaattaagagtaatagtagttttttttaaagattattataataaataatagtatattgTGAAAAGTTGATGACTTACCAACTAGAGTGACAAGATCTTGAGTGTTGAGACCCTTAGATGCAAACCTTTGTTTTTGGACATCAAGTGAATCAGTAGGACTAAGCAAGTTATTTGCTACATCAGAAGCTTGTGACACGTGTCCATCTCGGCGTCCAGTAGGCACTTGCCAGCTCAGTCCACCActctataatataaaataattaaatatctatctaattaaaaaataatttataattaatgagTTAATGAATTAGTTAAATACCAGAACGACAGAATCACGAGCTGCAAGAGCAAGAATATCAGCACAAGAGACAACACCAGGACACGTAGCCTCGAGTTTTGTCTTAGCATCATCAATAACTTCATAACCTCTTAAACCAAGGTTTTGAAGTGCTGTTCTTTCAGTGGCAGAGCCAGAAACGAGAACAGAGGCATCACAACCTTGAACAAAGCAATCATGGAAGTGCATCCTAAGTAATCCAGCAGCCAAAGATGAATCAGAATTAACATGTGATGTAACTGTCGACTTAACAATGGATTCAGCTTCTGAACATGTGCTTGAATAGAATCCTACACGTGTCCCTTGGCCATGCACTACTGTCAAATTCACAATGCTCAAAACAAACACAACCTTAAACAAACTACTACCGtccattaatttatattgtattgTAAGGAAATTAATCAAGAGTGTTGAAATAATTGCAAGCTaagtgaaatatatatataatatagttgCTTAAGACTTTAAGATTTAGGTGAATTATGATAGAGTAGAAAATTAGTGTGGAATGCAATGAAATGGCATGCAGGTGTTATATATGGAAATTTGGGGTCAAAATGAAGAGATTGAGTAAGCAAAGACGGCTGGCTCGTGTGTACAAGTTGGTTTTGTAAGTGGAAGATAATTGGAATATTGATATATGGATATTGGATAATGGATAATGGTGGGTCACAATGTGAATGAGTCCTCCAAGGTTAATTTATGCAATTTCCTCTCGTgctacctatatatatattctcaaaatttgtgtttgtattgtccaatttaaatattttttatgtctcAAATTGTTGTAatgttataataatatcaatcaaccataaatattttttttattatgtcatttattatttattactgtCTCTTTTTctaattcttttaatttgtgattttcataccattaAGTATGATTTGGATGTCTAAATGATTGTATCACATTGTTAAAAGATTGAGCTAAAGTGTAATTGGTTTAAGCGTGTGGAATATGGGAATGGGTATATATTTAGTCAAAAGTGTGGTttactttttcttataattataatttataatggaTGTAAGTCTAATCATAGGGCACTTTGGAATTAGATGGCTAAGTTTGTCTTTTTCCTCTCCCTGCAATGCATGCAAAATTACATGACTGGATCCTTTCACCTCCATTTTCCAGCTACTGCTTTCCGCGTTGACTTTTTGGAAAGATGTTAGTTGATGtttcatatatttaaattaaatacatatttttgtttttataaatagaaaatagaaaCAGAAAGAGTATAATTTCCACGcgttttttgtatatatatttatataattctaattaaaattagtaaatttttgtttttctcttaaATATGTAACGATCAATTGATACTAATTGGGGTTAATTTCTATAACATATAGTGAATTGGAATTTAAATTCATACTAAAAGAAGTATTTGCATTTAATATTATATGTGCCTAAAATAAGATTACTTCATGTGTAGAaagaatctataaaaaaaatgtaagggtcaattaattttcatttatgaatttaattaaataaatgatatatttgttCTTGACGTGTTAAGTGTcacatatatttgatgtaaaagGAAGGTATATGTAAAACTAGTTAGGTAAGAAACTTCcagaaaaaattcaaaaatgagATAATCCACTtacttatcaattttttaatgatagATCATAgttatattttgagaaatgaCTCTGAAAACCAAAGGATAATCTTACAATATAATAgttgaaataaattatatcaataaaatatagaattaaataaaatttatttattttttaaaatgaaatcaaaataaatgctaaaaatgaattaaatttttttaagactaAACTTGAAAAGTCATAATTTTGTAgagactaaaaaatatttaaccctaaaatatatatagacaaAAGAAGCACATCATTTTTTAGAAATgttactatttttatataaaaaaaaatcaaaattgataaTTAACTATTATGTTAGTATTTATTTTCAGCCGATTTGAAATCAGATTCTCCAAATTTTTAACCCTAGCTTAAATCAATTGAATTACCCACCCATTATGAATATTACTCTTGAtcttatacttttttatatttaaattattgattcaatattttttaaatttcagtctattttttatataacatgCTATTATCCATAGGAAActatcttataaaaaattttatgcaaaaaaaaaaaactcaacttttttttcataaatattttaattaatatataattctaAGTGGTTGTTGCTATGGTACTAAGGGAATGTGAAGTATGATAATAGACTCATGTGTGCTAAATGTTGTACGATACTTAATTACGAAACTTCGATGCTAATATAATTTAACAATACATATTCTTACCTACTTTCTCCGGTTACtgttataaagaaaaaaaaaatattatttttgtagttattaaaaaatgtagttaaatacaattaatttttttgattggatataaaacacaagttaaatttattaaattattatgaataataacaattaaaaaaaattaattttgtttataatagtaactaagatttaacaatttttttgttgCTGCTAATTATAGTACTAGAGGGAGTATAGAAAAATGCCTAGTTCACACATTTGCATCACTGATTGCACACTAAGACAGTATTGGCCGTCTAGCAAGAAGAATCCACCCTTTTCAATTTCACATACAGCTTTACACGACATGTCCAAGGTTGTATTGTATCAAACTATGTAAATTTtagtatcatattatatctCTTAAAGTTATTCTCAAAAGAATATCATGTAGATACCCTTGTTATTGTCTTCAACTTAGGAAAATTGCCAATTATGTGAATTAGAGATAGAAATGTGTTTGATTGTTCACTTTCATTCCTAAAAATCTCAATGTCATAGCTACAACATTACTCTTTCAATCTCAACTTCACCATGAAGTTTCCtttttttgttcttcaacttaTTGCTACTTTTTCACTTCTTGTTATAGCTCAAGAAGATCCTAAAGGAAACTCCAAAGAGAATATAATTTCATCagataaaaataacaacaattccaatcttttattattaattctCAATGTAGTTCTTCTTCTAGCAATTATATTGCTATTGATACTTTACTATAACACATCAAAAAAGCTCAACAAAATAGTAAAGAGACACATTAACACATCTTATAGTGAATTACAAGAGAAAGATGTTGAGACAAGAAGTATTGAGAAGAGGATAGAGATAGGAGAAGGAACAACAATGATGACAGTTGAAGAGAGAAAGGAACTAATGTTTTTTAATGATGAGATAAAGTTTCAAATGGGAGAACTTCTTAAAGCTTCTGCTGAGGCATTGGGTCATGGAATTATGGGAAATAGTTATAAGGCTATGTTGCATAATAATGGAGCTACTATTGTTGTCAAGAGGTTAAGGGACTTGAAACCATTCACTAAGATGGAATTTGCAAAGACATTGCAAATGATTGCTGATCTTAAGCACCCCAATTTGTTGCCTTTGCTTGCTTATTACCATTCTAGAGATGAGAAGTTGATGCTCTATAGATATGCACAGAATGGAAATCTTTTCTCCAGACTTTATGGTAATTTTACATCAGCTTGGTTCttttttattggtttttattctgattttgtaCCTTAGTTTGTATAAAATCATATGCACAAAGCAGCATACAGATACCAAATAAAACAACTTAGGCATGATTAAATTGACGGTGAGTTTGATAAAATCACGGAAATGATGATTTTGTATAGCTTTTATCAAATTTACGGTAGCACACCGTGATTCTATAAAGTACAAATCATTGTgccaaatttaaaagaaaaattaatataaggATCCGAAAAGGACAAAACTTacctacaacatcattagtgttgtcctaaaaaaatataaaatatagacATGAAAAGCTTTGAATCAGACATGATTTTTAAAGCAGTTATAAACATTTTTAGTGAATAGCACAAACACCTATGTTATTATAGGTAACTTTTGTCCATCCAAAAATTGCTtatcacaattatttattacacgagttttcatttctttttcagATGGAAGAGATGGAAACAGGGTTCCATTCAGTTGGAACTCAAGATTATCAGTGGCAAGAGGCGTAGCTCGAGCATTAGAGTACCTTCACCTCAACAACAAGATCCATAACATTGTCCCTCATGGAAATTTGAAGTCATCAAATGTAGTATTTGATGAAAATTATTCAGTTCTTGTATCTGATTTTAGCCTTGCCTCTTTAATAGCACAACCGATTGCAGCTCAGCATATGGTTGTTT
Protein-coding sequences here:
- the LOC101502784 gene encoding leucine-rich repeat receptor-like protein kinase PXC1 yields the protein MKFPFFVLQLIATFSLLVIAQEDPKGNSKENIISSDKNNNNSNLLLLILNVVLLLAIILLLILYYNTSKKLNKIVKRHINTSYSELQEKDVETRSIEKRIEIGEGTTMMTVEERKELMFFNDEIKFQMGELLKASAEALGHGIMGNSYKAMLHNNGATIVVKRLRDLKPFTKMEFAKTLQMIADLKHPNLLPLLAYYHSRDEKLMLYRYAQNGNLFSRLYDGRDGNRVPFSWNSRLSVARGVARALEYLHLNNKIHNIVPHGNLKSSNVVFDENYSVLVSDFSLASLIAQPIAAQHMVVYKSPEYGYARKVTKQSDVWSYGSLLIEILTGKVSVCSAPQGTNGVDLCSWVHRAVREEWTAEIFDKEISCQKSALPGMLRLLQIAMRCIERLPEKRPEMKEVVREVEKIQQVHLLSEDEDDVSCDRSLTDDSFSTSTSGIIGDER
- the LOC101509645 gene encoding chlorophyll a-b binding protein CP24 10A, chloroplastic, producing the protein MAAATSGAVLNGLGSSFLCGGKRSQTLLLATAIGGKVGAAAVSPRRLVVAAAAAPKKSWIPGVRGGGNFIDPEWLDGSLPGDFGFDPLGLGKDPSFLKWYREAELIHGRWAMAAVLGIFVGQAWSGVPWFEAGADPNAIAPFSFGTLLGTQLILMGWVESKRWVDFFNPDSQSIEWATPWSKTAENFANATGDQGYPGGKFFDPLSLAGTIQNGVYIPDTDKLERLKLAEIKHARIAMLAMLIFYFEAGQGKTPLGALGL
- the LOC101510290 gene encoding cationic peroxidase 2-like, which gives rise to MDGSSLFKVVFVLSIVNLTVVHGQGTRVGFYSSTCSEAESIVKSTVTSHVNSDSSLAAGLLRMHFHDCFVQGCDASVLVSGSATERTALQNLGLRGYEVIDDAKTKLEATCPGVVSCADILALAARDSVVLSGGLSWQVPTGRRDGHVSQASDVANNLLSPTDSLDVQKQRFASKGLNTQDLVTLVGGHTIGTTLCQLFSNRLYNFTANGGADPSIDSSFLPQLQTLCPQNSGASNRVALDNGSQNKFDNSYYANLRNGRGILQSDQALWNDPSTKIFVQRYLGLRGLLGLTFNVEFGRSMVKMSNIGVKTGSDGEIRKICSAFN
- the LOC101509972 gene encoding uncharacterized protein is translated as MATSTFSNTLFSPISTNPSKTNFPLINFPLSRSLFRQPLTTTFSSSDAAANAPQQKDTTTPIELRYPAFPKVLDINSILDILPHRFPFLLVDRVIEYNPGVSAVGIKNVTINDNFFPGHFPERPIMPGVLMVEAMAQVGGVVMLQPDVGGSRQNFFFAGVDKVRFRKPVIAGDTLVMRMTLTKLQKRFGIAKMEGKAYVGGEVVCEGEFLMAMGN